In a single window of the Gossypium hirsutum isolate 1008001.06 chromosome D02, Gossypium_hirsutum_v2.1, whole genome shotgun sequence genome:
- the LOC107908562 gene encoding leucine-rich repeat receptor-like serine/threonine-protein kinase BAM3: protein MVPLIVLTLFSLLITFSSCSSTSLINDFHVLVTLRKEFEFPEPFLSSWNSSDLSSVCSSWVGIGCSKGRVVSLDLTDMNMGGSVSPQISKLDRLTNLSLAGNNFTGRIVIGNLSNLRFLNISNNQFHGNLDWNYESIANLEVLDAYNNNFTAVLPVGILALKKLRYLDLAGNYFYGEIPPSYGTLVGLQYLSLSGNDLRGTIPGELGNLKNLKALYLGYYNVFEGGIPVEFGNLVNLVTVDLSSCELDGPIPHELGNLQLLDALYLHNNQLSGPIPKQLGNLTSLVYLDLSRNALTGEIPSEFVNLKQLRLFNLFMNKLHGSIPDYVAELPYLETLALWMNNFTGVIPKNLGQNGKLQLLDLSSNKLTGTIPLDLCASNQLMILVLMKNFLFGNIPQGLGRCYSLSRVRLGQNYLNGSIPNGFIYLPELSLVELQSNYLSGTLSENGNSSSKPVKLGQLNLSNNLLSGPLPLSLSNFSSLEILLLGGNQFSGSIPPSIGELRQVLKLDLSKNSLSGTIPPEIGNCFHLTYLDMSQNNLSGSIPPQISNVHILSYLNVSRNLLNQAIPRSIGWMKSLTVIDFSFNDFSGKLPESGQFAVFNASSFAGNPKLCGSLLNNPCNFTAITRTPRKAPGDFKLFFALGLLICSIIFATAAIMKAKSFKKNGSSSWKMTAFQKLDFTVSDILECVKDGNVIGRGGAGIVYHGKMVNGMEIAVKKLLGLGTSNHDHGFRAEIQTLGNIRHRNIVRLLAFCTNKETNLLVYEYMRNGSLGEALHGKKGAFLGWNLRYKIATEAAKGLCYLHHDCSPLIVHRDVKSNNILLNSSFEAHVADFGLAKFLVGGGASECMSAIAGSYGYIAPEYAYTLKVDEKSDVYSFGVVLLELITGRKPVGEFGEGIDIVHWTKLVTNCRIAEVTNIVDPRLTTVPKDEAMHLLFIAMLCVQENSIERPTMREVVQMLSEFPRQSPEYHQTSSSFLIHNQQKDTLKKEITQK from the exons ATGGTCCCTCTCATTGTTTTGACATTATTCTCTCTTCTAATCAccttttcttcttgttcttctaCTTCATTGATTAATGATTTTCATGTCTTGGTCACACTCAGAAAAGAATTTGAATTCCCTGAACCTTTCTTAAGTTCATGGAATTCTTCGGACCTCAGTTCGGTATGTTCTTCTTGGGTCGGAATAGGGTGTTCCAAGGGACGAGTTGTTTCATTGGACTTGACAGATATGAACATGGGTGGCTCTGTTTCACCGCAGATTTCAAAGCTGGATAGGTTGACTAACCTCTCCCTTGCCGGAAACAACTTCACCGGCAGAATTGTGATCGGCAACTTAAGTAACCTTCGGTTCCTCAACATTTCGAACAACCAGTTTCATGGTAACCTGGATTGGAACTATGAAAGTATTGCTAACTTGGAAGTGTTGGATGCTTATAACAACAATTTCACTGCTGTACTCCCTGTTGGGATTCTTGCTTTGAAGAAACTCAGGTACTTGGATCTTGCTGGCAACTATTTCTATGGCGAAATTCCACCGAGTTATGGCACGTTAGTGGGATTACAGTATCTTTCACTGTCGGGAAATGACCTTCGTGGTACAATCCCTGGTGAATTAGGCAATCTTAAAAACTTGAAAGCGCTTTACTTGGGGTATTATAATGTTTTCGAAGGTGGTATCCCTGTGGAGTTCGGTAATTTGGTTAACTTAGTTACCGTGGATCTTTCAAGCTGTGAATTGGATGGCCCAATTCCTCATGAACTGGGGAACTTGCAGTTGCTTGATGCACTGTATCTACATAACAATCAACTGTCTGGTCCGATTCCGAAGCAATTAGGCAACTTGACAAGCCTGGTTTATCTCGATCTTTCACGCAATGCGCTCACCGGAGAAATCCCGTCGGAGTTCGTCAATCTTAAGCAGCTCAGGCTTTTCAATCTGTTCATGAACAAGTTACACGGGTCTATTCCAGATTATGTAGCTGAGTTGCCTTATTTAGAAACTCTGGCGCTTTGGATGAACAACTTTACCGGTGTTATACCGAAGAATCTCGGTCAAAACGGGAAGTTGCAGTTGCTCGATTTGTCGTCGAACAAGCTCACCGGTACGATCCCACTGGACTTGTGTGCTTCGAATCAGTTAATGATATtagttttgatgaaaaatttccTGTTTGGAAATATTCCTCAAGGGCTAGGGAGATGTTATAGTCTCAGCAGAGTAAGGTTGGGGCAGAATTACTTAAATGGTAGCATTCCAAATGGCTTCATTTACTTGCCTGAGTTAAGTTTAGTTGAGTTGCAGAGCAATTACCTGTCGGGGACATTGTCTGAAAATGGTAATAGTTCCTCCAAGCCTGTTAAGTTAGGACAGcttaatttatcaaacaatctcTTGTCTGGTCCATTACCATTATCACTTTCCAATTTCTCTTCTCTTGAAATCCTTTTACTTGGCGGAAACCAATTTTCTGGTTCAATACCACCTTCTATAGGTGAACTCAGGCAAGTCCTCAAGCTTGATCTTAGTAAAAATTCACTTTCCGGTACCATTCCACCCGAAATTGGAAACTGTTTCCATCTCACTTACCTTGATATGAGTCAAAACAACCTTTCTGGTTCAATTCCACCTCAAATTTCCAATGTGCATATCCTGAGTTACTTGAATGTATCAAGGAACCTTTTAAATCAAGCCATTCCTAGAAGCATTGGGTGGATGAAAAGCCTTACGGTTATCGACTTCTCGTTCAACGATTTCTCCGGGAAGCTGCCGGAATCCGGCCAATTCGCGGTCTTTAACGCTTCATCATTCGCAGGCAATCCTAAACTCTGTGGTTCTCTCTTGAACAATCCTTGCAATTTCACTGCAATTACACGCACCCCAAGAAAAGCCCCTGGAGACTTCAAGCTTTTCTTTGCACTAGGCCTTTTGATATGCTCTATAATATTCGCCACTGCCGCTATAATGAAGGCCAAGTCATTCAAGAAAAACGGTTCGAGTTCTTGGAAGATGACCGCGTTCCAAAAGCTTGATTTCACAGTTTCCGACATCCTCGAATGTGTTAAAGACGGTAACGTGATCGGAAGAGGAGGGGCAGGGATCGTATACCACGGGAAAATGGTGAATGGCATGGAAATTGCAGTGAAAAAACTCCTCGGTTTGGGCACTAGCAATCATGATCATGGTTTTCGAGCCGAAATCCAGACGTTGGGAAACATTAGGCATAGAAACATCGTCAGGTTACTAGCATTTTGCACCAACAAGGAAACCAATCTCTTGGTTTATGAATACATGAGGAATGGGAGTCTCGGAGAAGCATTACATGGGAAAAAAGGTGCATTTTTGGGCTGGAACCTAAGGTACAAAATTGCAACCGAAGCAGCTAAAGGCTTGTGTTACCTTCACCACGATTGTTCGCCGTTAATCGTTCATCGCGACGTTAAATCAAACAACATTCTGCTCAATTCCAGCTTCGAAGCACACGTAGCCGATTTTGGATTAGCAAAATTCTTGGTCGGTGGCGGCGCGTCGGAATGTATGTCAGCTATTGCAGGGTCCTACGGCTACATTGCTCCTg AATACGCATATACACTAAAAGTGGATGAGAAAAGTGATGTTTATAGCTTTGGAGTAGTTCTTTTAGAACTAATCACAGGTCGAAAACCAGTAGGTGAATTTGGTGAAGGCATAGATATCGTACATTGGACTAAATTAGTGACGAATTGTCGAATAGCTGAAGTCACTAACATTGTCGATCCAAGGCTAACAACAGTGCCCAAAGACGAAGCAATGCACTTATTGTTCATCGCAATGCTATGCGTACAAGAAAATAGCATTGAACGTCCGACGATGAGGGAAGTGGTTCAAATGTTATCGGAGTTTCCTCGTCAATCCCCCGAGTACCACCAAACTTCATCTtctttcctcattcacaatcaaCAGAAAGATACCTTGAAAAAAGAAAttacccaaaaataa